In Microbacterium galbinum, the genomic stretch GCGTAGTCGTGGGATGCCGGGACGTAGTGCCGCGGGATGCCCTCGGGCGAGACGCCCTGTGTGCGCAACCACTCGTGCTGCAGCGTGTCGCGGCGGTCGAAGTCCACGAAGGGCGCGACGGCGAGAGCAGCCGCCGTCACCCCGCCCGGGAACCATCGCTGCGCATACCCGGGGGCCGCGGCCGCCCGGTACTCGAGCACCCCGAGCGGCGAGACCGAGCAGCCCGCCACCGGGGCGCTCTCGCTGGTCACCGCGGCCATCACATCGCCGGACTCGAGCAGGCGGGCGGTGAAGTTCTGATCGTCGCGATGAAGATCGAAGTCGATGCCATGCCGCTCCGCGAGGCGAGCGAGCGGGGGCAGGAACCACGTCGCCATCGAGTCGGCGTTGACGGCCAGCGGGATGACGGGCCTGCTCGTCGGGATGCCGTCGTCGACACCGAGTCCGGTCAGGGCATCCTGCTCGAGCAGAGCGATTTGGCGAGCGAGGCGCACGACCGACTCCCCCGCCTCGGTGAGCCGCACGGGCTTGGTGCGCACGAGCAGGATGCGCCCCAGCTGCTGCTCCAGCGTCTTCACCCGCTGGCTGACCGCGGACGGGGTGATGCGCAGGGCGCGGGATGCTGCGTCGAGCGTTCCTTCGTCGGCGACGGCGGCGAGAGTGGCGGCCAGTTCGGGATCGATCCTCACATTAGCGATGCTAATGGTTCTGAAGGAATCTGCGCTGGCCCTTTATCGACGCGCTTTCTACGCTGAGACCATGCTCTCGGTGCTCTCCGGCCTCGGCCTCGGACTCTCCCTCATCGTCGCGATCGGCGCGCAGAACGTCTTCGTGCTGCGTCAGGGCATCCGCCGCGAGCACGTTCTCGCGGTCGTCGTGATCTGCGCGCTCTCGGATGCCGCGCTCATCATCGCCGGCGTCGCCGGGCTCGGATTCGTGATCGCCGCCGCCCCCTGGCTCGTCGTCGTCGCCCGCTGGGCCGGGGCGCTCTTCCTGCTGACCTACGGCCTGCTCGCCGCCCGTCGCGCCTGGCGCGGTGAGGGCCAGGCGCTGGATGCCTCCGAGCCCGCGGGCGAGACCGCCCCCACTGCGGGCGGCACGGCCACCGCGACGCGCACCGCCCTGGCGCCCGTGGTCCTCACCGTCCTCGCCCTCACCTGGCTGAACCCGCACGTGTACCTCGACACCGTGCTGATGCTCGGCTCGATCGCCGCGACGCACGGCGAGGAGCGCTGGCTCTTCGCCGCCGGCGCGGTGACGGCCAGCATCCTGTGGTTCACCGCTCTCGGCTTCGGCGCCCGCTACCTGGGCCGTTGGCTGCGGACGCCGCGCTCGTGGAGGATCCTCGACGCGCTCATCGCCGTCGTGATGATCGCCCTCGCCGTCAGCCTCGTGCTGCCCGTTCTGGGTTGAGGGCGCGCTCCCGGGTCAGATGCCGTCGAGGGGGCGCAGGATGCGCGTGAGGAAGCGCTGCGTGCGCTCGTGCTTCGGGGCGCTGAAGAGCTCGTCCGGCGGCCCCTGCTCGACCACCACGCCGCCGTCCATGAACAGCACGTGATCGGCGGCCTCGCGGGCGAAGCTCAGCTCGTGGGTGACGACGGCCATGGTCCAGCCCTCGTCGGCGAGCTCCTTGATCACCAGCAGCACCTCACCCACCAGCTCGGGGTCGAGCGCACTGGTCGGCTCGTCGAACAGCAGCAGGTCGGGCTTGAGAGCGAGTGCACGCACGATGCCGACACGCTGCTGCTGACCGCCCGAGAGCTGATGGGGTCGAGCATCCGCCTTGTCGGCGAGACCCACGCGGTCGAGCAGGGCCCGCGCCTCGGCCACGACCTCGGCCTTCGGGCGCCCCTGCACCCGCCACGGACCCTCGATCACGTTCTCGAGCACGGTGAGGTGCGGGAAGAGGTTGTGGTGCTGGAACACCATCGCCGAGCGGTCGCGCAGGGCGAGACGCTTCTGCTTCTGCACGCGCGGCTTCGGGCGAGCGTCCGGGGCGAAGTCGATGTCGGGTCCACCCGCGACGACGATCGTGCCGGCATCCGGGGTCTCGAGGCCGTTGAGCGCGCGCAGCACGGTCGTCTTGCCGGAGCCGCTGGGGCCGACGAGCACGACGACCTCGCCGCGGTGCAGCGTCAGATCGATGCCGCGGAGCACCTCGTTGTCGCCGAAGCTCTTGCGGAGGCCGCGGGCGGCGAGCAGCTCCTCGCCCTGCGGGGCCTGGGGCGGGAGTGCGATCGGGTCAGTGGGCGACACGGCTGTCGAGCCTCCTCTCGAGGGCGCTCTGGCCGAACGACAGCACGAGGCAGAACACCCAGTAGACCAGCGCCGCGGCGAGGTAGAGCACCATGAACTCGTAGGTGGTCGAGGCGATCTGCTGCGCCACCTTGAACAGCTCGGTCACGAGGATCAGCGACGCGAGCGAGGTGTCCTTCACGAGCGAGATGAACGTGTTCGACAGCGGAGGCACCGACACCCGCGCGGCCTGCGGCAGGACGATGCGGGTCAGCGTGCGGGTGCGGTTCATGCCCACCGTGTACGCGGCCTCCCACTGCCCCTGCGGCACGGAGAGGATCGCGGCACGCACGACCTCGGCGCCGTAGCCGCCGACGTTCAGCGACAGGGCGATGATCGCACTCGGCCAGGGATCGATCGTGATGCCGATCGAGGGCATGCCGTAGAAGATCACGAACAGCTGCACGAGCAGCGGGGTGCCGCGGATCACCGAGATGTAGAACCGGGCGATTCCCGAGACGATCGGGTTCACCGAGATCCGCATCAGGGCGACGCCGACCGCGATGAGGAGCCCCAGGGCGAACGACGCCAGCGCGAGCGGGACCGTCGCCGTCAGACCCGCCAGGGCGATCGGCCCGAGCGAGTCCAGGAACAGCTGCCAGGGGCTCTCCATCGGTTACTGCGAGACGTCTTCGCCGAAGTACTTCTCGCTGATCTCGGCGATCGTGCCGTCTGCGCGCAGCTCTTCGAGCGCGGCGTCGACGGCCTCGACGAGCGATTCCTTGTCCTTCGTGAAGGCGAAGGCCTGCTCGCCCGCCTCGTCGGTCTCGGCTGCGATCTTGAGGCCCGTGGGGCTGTTGGTCGTCTCGTAGTCGAGGAAGGTGAGCTTGTCGTTGATGGTCGCGTCGACGCGGCCCTGACGCAGCAGCTCGACGGCCTGCGCCCAGCCCTCGACGCCCTCGACCTTGGCGCCGGACTCCTCGGCGAGGTCCTTCCAGTTGCTCGTCAGCGACTGGGCGGTGGTCTTGCCCTCGAGGTCGGCGAACGACGAGATGGAGTCGTCGTCATCGGCGACCACGATCACGCCGGGCGAGACGGTGTACGGCGTGCTGAAGAGGTACTTCGCCGTGCGGTCGTCGTTGATCGTCACCTGGTTCGCGATCACGTCGAAGCGACCCGCGTCGAGCCCCGCGAAGATCGCGTCCCACTGGGTCTCCTCGAACTTGATCTCGAGGCCCAGCTTGTCGGCGACGGCCTCGATGATCTCGACGTCGTAGCCGGTGAGCTCGCCCGCGCCGTTGTCGTCATGGAAGCTGAAGGGGCGGTAGGTTCCCTCGGTGCCGACCGTGAGCGTGCCCTCCGTCGCGAGACCGAAGTCGGAGGATGCCGAGCTCTCGTCGCTCGACGTGCTGGCGGGCGTGCTCGAACCGCTGCAGGCGGTGAGTGCCGCGGCGGCGACGACGAGTGCGGTGATGGCGATGAGACGACGGGACATGAACCCTCCTGGGGCATAAGGTGCGCGGTGCGATTTTACGCGACCGCGGCGGGACTCCCCCACAGTACGTGGAGTCGAGGCGGTGGCGGGCCGGCGATGACGTTGCGTTGCGGTTTTGGTATATCGCGTGCGGATGCCGGGACGCAGAAACGCCCCCGGGCGGACCCGGGGGCGTTTCGGTGACTCAGCGTCAGATGGAGTTGACGTCCAGCGGGATGCCGGGGCCGAACGTGGTCGACACCGCACCCTTCTGGATGTAACGGCCCTTCGAGCTGGACGGCTTGAGGCGGACGATCTCCTCGAGCGCTGCGCCGATGTTCTCGTCGAGCTGCTCGGCGGTGAAGGAGGCCTTGCCGACGACGAAGTGCACGTTGGCGTGCTTGTCGACGCGGAACTCGATCTTTCCGCCCTTGATCTCCTCGACGGCCTTGGCCGTGTTCGGGGTCACGGTGCCGGTCTTCGGGTTCGGCATCAGGCCGCGCGGACCCAGGACCTTACCGAGACGACCGACCTGGCCCATGAGCTCCGGGGTGGAGACGGCCGCGTCGAACGCGGTCCAGCCGCCGGCGACCTTCTCGATGAGCTCGGCGCCGCCGACCTCATCGGCGCCCGCAGCGATCGCTGCCTCGGCCGCGGGGCCGGTGGCGAAGACGATGACGCGGGCGGTCTTGCCGGTGCCGTGGGGCAGGATGACGGTGCCGCGCACCATCTGGTCCGCCTTGCGGGGGTCGACCGAGAGCTTCAGCGCGACCTCGACGGTCGAGTCGAACTTCGACGAGCCGGTCTCCTTCGCGAGGGCGACTGCCTCGGTCGGGGTGTAGAAACGGTCTGCCTCGATCTTCTCGGCGGCAGCCTTGTAAGCCTTGGACTTAGCCATGATTATTCTCCTCAGCCCTCGACCGTGATGCCCATGGAACGGGCGGTTCCGGCGATGATCTTCGAGGCGGCCTCGATGTCGTTCGCGTTCAGGTCGGCCTGCTTCTGCTCGGCGATCTGACGGACCTGCTCCTTGGTGATCTTCGCGACCTTGACGGTGTGCGGGGTCGACGAGCCCTTGGGCACGCCGGCGGCCTTCTTGATGAGCTCCGCTGCGGGCGGGGTCTTCAGGATGAAGGTGAAGCTGCGGTCCTCGTAGACGGTGATCTCGACGGGGATGACGTTGCCGCGCTGCGACTCGGTCGCGGCGTTGTACGCCTTGCAGAACTCCATGATGTTGACGCCATGCTGACCGAGCGCGGGGCCGATCGGCGGCGCCGGGTTGGCTGCACCGGCGTTGATCTGAAGCTTGATCAGGCCGGTCACCTTCTTCTTCGGTGCCATTTCCTCTTCCTTTCCTCGAACGGATACCGGATGCATCCGCTCTCCCGCGATCCGGCGATTCCGGACAGCGGTGATGCTCGCGCGCACGCAGAAACGGCGCACAAACCATAGAAGTCTACCGGATGGATGCCGCCGCTCGCACCTCGCGCGACGCGCGGGTGTTCCCAGCCGGAAGTCGGATACGGATGCGAGGGTGAACGGGTCAGCCACCGCCACCTCGGCACGAGAGGTGGCAGGAGAAGGAGAGCACGAATGGGACTGTTCCGCCGCACGCCGAAGACCCCGACTCCCCCACCCGCACCGCGCGTCGAAGCCGCGCCGCCGACGACGGCGATGCCGATCGTCCGCGGCGACCTCGAGGTGGAACTGGCCGCCGAGCTCGACGGCGGTGCTCCGGTTCGCGGAGCCGCGTTCTCCGGCCGGGGTCTGCGCCTGCAGCATCCGCCCGAGGCGGAGTTCGCCGCAGCGCACGCGCAGACGTTCGCCGACGCCGTGCGGAACATCGACGGCATCACTCTCGACTACTCGGTCGAGAGTCTGCGCACGGTCGACGGCGTGCTCGGGAACTTCGAGGAACCCGGCAGCGACGCCGTGGCGGAGACCGTGCTCGCCGCCGGGTTCTACGTGGGCGAGGTGATGGTGCGCCAGCACGGCTACAGATGGGTGAAGACTCCGGAGGACGTGCCGCTCCGGGCTCCGTTCGACCTTCTCGTCGTCGGCCCGAAGGGCGACTATTCCAATCCGCTGAGCAAGGCGTTCAAGCGCGTGGAGAACGGCCCCGAGGACAGCGTCGCGTACTTCGTGGTCGCGATGGTCGCCGCGGCTGATCGCGACTAGCGACCGAACGCGGAACGCCCCGCCGGACGGACCGGCGGGGCGTTCTGCAGGAGGAGTTCCGGGTCAGATCATCTTCGTGACCTGGTCGAACGACAGCTCGACCGGGGTCTCGCGCTCGAAGAGCGAGACGAGGACCGTGAGCTTGCCGCTCTCGGGCTTGATCTCGCTGATCGAACCGGGAAGGCCCGCGAACGAACCCTCCTTGATCGTGATCGTCTCGCCGACCTCGAAGTCGACCTCTGCCGGCAGCGGGCGGGCGACGGCGACGCCGCCCTTCGACGCGATGTTCTTGGCGGTCGGCACGTCCTTGACCTCGACGAGCGACTTCAGCATGTTGAAGGCCTCTTCGAAGCGCAGCGGCGTGGGGTTGTGGGCGTTGCCCACGAAGCCCGTGACACCCGGGGTGTGGCGCACGACCGACCAGGTGTCTTCCGTGAGCTCCATGCGCACGAGCACGTAGCCGGGGATGCGCACGCGGGTGACCATCTTGCGCTGGCCGTTCTTGATCTCGACGACGTCCTCCATCGGGACCTCGACCTGGTAGATCTCGTCCTCGACCTCGAGCGTCGACTTGCGCTGCTCGATGTTCGCCTTGACCTTGCGCTCGAAGCCCGCGTACGAGTGGATGACGTACCACTTGCCGGGAAGCATCCGCAGGTCGAGGCGGAACGCCTCGTAGGGGTCTTCCTCGGAGTCCTCGTCGTCCTCATCGGCCTCGACGTCGGCGGCGGGACGGTCTTCCTCACCGTTCACGTCGGGCCCGTCGTAGGGGGTGACCTCGTCGGCCTCGGCGGCCTCGAGCTTGGCCGTCTCTTCGGCCACTGCGTCGTTCAGGACCTCGGCGGCGGCTTCGGACTCCGCTGCCTCGTCCAGGTTGAGAGCGTCGTTCACGATCGCGTCCGCCTCCGGGTCTTCGATTTCGATGTCGTCGTCGGTGTCATCGCCGTCTTCGTCCTCGACGTGCACGGCCACGTGCTCCGCCGACTCGGATGCGCGCTCTTCCGCGGCGAGGATGTTGCCCTCCTGGGCCTCGTCCTCTTCGCTGGACTGCTCTGCGGCAGGTGCCCAGTCGGCGTCGTCGGAATATCGTTCAGACACGTTGCTTCTTTCCACTCACCGCGGCGAGAGCCGTGGAGACTTGTCGGTCAGCCTGCGGCGCGAGCCGCGGGGGTGTCATCAGCCGGGGATACCGAACACGTAGTGCGTCACGAACGCGAAGAACGTGTCGAGGCCGTAGACGATACCCATCACGATCAGGACGAAGACGAGCACGACCGCGGTGAACTTGAACAGCTCTTTGCGGGTCGGTGTGACGACCTTGCGCAGTTCGGAGATGACCTGGCGGATGAACAGGGCGATGCTTCCGAAGAACCGGGAGAAGGGGTTGCCCTTCTTCTCGCGGGCGGCGCCAGCCGCGATGACCTCGCCGCGCGGTTCGTCCTGACTCATCCTGAATGTACCTTTCGTGTGTCAGCGTGCGCTGACGCGCAGGGCGGACAGGAATCGAACCTGCAACCTGCGGTTTTGGAGACCGCTGCTCTGCCAATTGAGCTACCGCCCTAGAGACCGGGAGGTCTCGGGGTGTTCCCACATCCTTTCACGGAATGACTCGGAGTGACCCGGGGCACGGCGAAAGAATGCAGAGAACAAACTGCTCCCCCAGTGTACGGCATCCGACGTCGCCCGCCGAACCGGGGCGACGTCGGCGCCCTCTTGTAGGCTTCGATGCGGGGAATCTCTGGGAGGGGTGTCGATGACAGCGGATGTGCAGCAGTTCCAGGTCGATCTGCGCGGCGTCGTCGACCTTCTGAGCCGCCACATCTACTCCAGCCCCCGGGTCTATCTGCGCGAGCTGCTGCAGAACGCCCGTGACGCGATCACCGCCCGACGAGAGGTCGACGGCGGGGGCGGACGGATCCGCATCACCCCGCTCACCGCCGAGAACGGCGAGTTCGTGCTGCGCGACGACGGCGTGGGACTCACGCTCACCGAGGTCGCGGACCTGCTCGCCACCGTCGGCCGCAGCTCCAAGCGCGACATCTTCGACCTGCCCCGCAGCGACTACCTCGGCCAGTTCGGGATCGGCCTGCTCAGCTGCTTCATGGTCGCCGACACCATCGTCATCCGCTCCCGCAGCGCGAAGGGCGGGGCGTCGGTCGAGTGGACGGGCAGCTCGGACGGCACCTTCCACGTCGCCGAGATCGACGAGGAGCTGCCGATCGGCACGAGCGTGCACCTCGTGCCGCGCTTCGACGCGGGCGACCTGCTGCGCCCCGCCGCGGTGAACGAGCTCGCGACCGCCTTCGGCGAGTTCCTCCCCGTGCGGGTCACGATCGACTCCGGCGCGGGCGACATCGACATCACGCACCCGGCCCCGTTCCTCGACGGCACCCCCGAAACCGCCGTGCAGTACGGCCGCGAACTGCTCGGCGCGGCGCCCCTCGACGTCATCGAGCTGCACGAGCCGGCCACCGGCACCCGCGGACTCGCCTACGTGCTGCCCTTCGCTCCTCCTCCCGGCGCACGGCAGGCCACGCGCATGTACCTCGGCCGGATGCTCCTCTCGGAGCGCGCCGCCGACGTGCTCCCCGACTGGGCGTTCTTCGTCAGAGCGGTCGTCGACTCCACCGGGCTCGCGCCCACCGCGAGCCGCGAATCGCTCGTCGAGGACGCGGCACTCGAACGCGTGCGCGAACAGCTCGGCGCCGGCATCCGCCGCTGGATCCTCGAGCTCGGTCTGCGCGAGCCGCACCGGCTGGCCCAGTTCGTCGCGATCCACGAGCTCGGGCTCAAGTCGCTCGTGCGCCACGACGAGGAACTGGCCCGGTTCATCACCCGGTGGCTGACCGTCGAGACGACCCACGGCACGATGCAGCTGGGCGACCTCGTCGAACGCTACCCGCACGTGCGCTACGCGTCGTCGGTCGACGAGTTCCGCCAGGTCGCCGGCATCTCGCCGGCATCCGAGGTGCTCGTCAACGGCGGCTACCTCTACGACGCCGACCTCGTGCGCATGCTGCCGGACCTCTACCCCGCCGTGACGATCGAGAAGGTCGACGTCGCCGGTGAACTCGACCGGCTCGACCCTCCGCCGCTCGACGACCGCGACGCCGCCGTCGCCCTCGAGGCCAGGGCGAGCGCCGTGCTCGCGGCCTCGTCGTGCGCGGTCGTGGTGCGATCGATCGACCGCCCCGACCTGACCGGCCTGTACGTCGCCGATCCCGACGTGCTGCGTGCGATCGACCGCGGCCGCACGAAGGGCATCACCGGCTCGCTCTGGGGCGGTGTGCTCGACAAGATCGACCAGACGCTGTCTTCCGCCCGCGACGACGACCTGAGCGCGCGCCTGTGCCTGAACTGGTCGAACCGCGTCGTGCGCGCCCTGGTCCGCGTCGATGACGACGCCGTGTTCGCGCGCACCCTCCAACTGCTGTACATCCAGGCCCTGCTCGCCGGGCACCACCCGCTCAGCGATGCCGACCGCACGCTGATGACCACCGCTCTCGGCGACCTCGTCTCGCTCTCGGCCGGTCTCGAAGAGGACGCGTTCCCCTTCGAGGGCACCGCCGACGGGCCCACCCGCTGATTCCCGCACCGAGGAGATGTCCATGACCCGTCCGAAGAAGCGCTTCTCGCAGCTCATCGAAGAGATCGACCGCACGCCCTGGGGCCCCGCCGAGCAGACGCTCGTGGCCGAGGCGGTCGCCCTCGCGCAGGAGATCGGCGACGAGCAGCTCGAGTACCAGGCGCGCATGCGGCAGACCGCGTCGGCGAACATGAACGGCGCGACCGACGTCATGCTCAACTCCTTCGCCTGGTGCCTCGCCCGCCACGACGCCGACCCCGGCCGGTTCCCCGCCGACCTCGAGTACGGCGGTGCCGACCTGATGTGGCAGTTCAAGTGGATGGCGTCGTCGCTGCGCTCCTCCCCCGCGTTCTCGCAGGAGCAGATCGCCGCGGTGCTCGACGACATGGAGACCCACTACCGCGCGGCCGACCTCGGACTCAGCGGCGTGCTCACCGCCCGCTTCGAAGACGCGTGGGACGCGGGACGCATCGACGATGCCGAGGCCCTGCGCGTGCAGCTCGAGGCGACCCCGCGCGATGACCACAGCCACTGCGACGCCTGCGGGCGCAGCCAGTTCGCCGGGTTCTTCGCCGAGACGGATCGGGATGCCGACGCCATCCGCCTCGTCGAAGAGATGATCGAGGGCGGCTTCTCGTGCGGCGAGGAACCCGAGCACGCCCTCTCGCGCGTGCTGGTGCCGTACCTGCGCAACGGGCGGGGCGAAGAGGCCAAGACCGCGCACCTGCGCAGCTACCGGCTCGCGAAGGACAACCCCGACAACCTCCGCATCGTCGCGAACAACATCGTCTTCACCGCGATCACCGGCAATGAGGCGCGCGCACTGTCGCTCGTCGAACGGCACATCGGCTGGCTCGCGCACGACGGACTCAACGTCGACGCGCACTTCGCCGCCCTCGCCGCGTTCGCCGTCGCGCTCGACCGTGTCGCCGCGACCGGCCACGGTGAGACCCCGGTGCGGGGAGCGGATGCCGCGGCCCTCGTGCCGTTCTTCGGACCGCATGACGGCCCCTGGAGCGCCGCCGACCTCGCCGCAGCCGCCTGGGCGACGGCCGAGCGCCTCGGTGCGGAGTTCGACCGCCGCGACGGTACCGACGGTCACGCCCGCGCGCTCGAGCGGATGCGCGCGCTCGGAACCGAGAGCTACGACGTGCCGATCCGCTCGGATGCCTTCGTCGCACAGCCCGCCACCGTCGATCCGACGGACGCCGACGGCTGGTACGAGCGCGCGATGCAGCTCGCCCAGTACGGCGACGAGCAGGGCACCCTCGCCGCGCTCCCGCACGCCCTCGAGGTCGCCGACCCCGAGAAGCGCGCGCAGCTGCTGTCGATGCGCCTCGGCATCCTCGTCGCGCTCGATCGCGCCGAGGAGGCGTGGCCGGTGCTTCCCGAGCGCATCGCCGCCCTGCGCGCGGCGGGGAAGGCCGAGCAGGCCGATCTCGAGGAGCGCCTCGGGCTCGCGACCTTCGGCCTCGCCACCCCCGAGGATGCCGCTGCCCTCGACCGCGAGCTCGCCGACGCCGCGGCTCTTCCGGCGTGGTCGCGGGGAGATCTCGCCCTGAGCCGGGCATCGCTGCACCTGCGCGGCGACGACGCCGACGCCGCGCTGAACCTCGCCGAGCAGGCGGCGCGCGCATTCGCGGAAGCCGAGGACGCCCGCCTGTCGAACACGACGACGCTCGTCGCGATCTCGGCGTTGCTGCACAAGGGCGACACCGAAGCGGCATCCGCTCTGCTCGACCGACTGATCGCGCAGGACGACCTCAGCACGGGCCACCGCGCGCACGCGCTCGAGACGCGGGCCCGCATCCGTGGCGGCAGCGGCGACTTCGCCGAGGGCGCTGCCGATGCCGACGAGGTCTGCCGCCTGATCGCGGGCCTCGGGGCCACCCGTGCACTCGGCTCGGCGCACCTGCTCGCGGGCGCACTGTGGGAGGACGCCGGCGAGCCCGAGAAGGCCGTCGCGCGGTTCCGGGTGCTCGCGCGCATCGCCGCACAGGAAGGAGCGGATGCCACGGGCGCCGACTTCCGCCTCGCGCGCGCGATGCTCGCGGCCGGCGATGCGGAGGAGGCCGCCGAGCTGTTCGGTACCGTCCTCGAGCGCGAGGAGAAAGCCGAGGTCGAACCCGCCTCGCGCGCCGCCACGGCGATGCTGCTCGCCCGCTCGCTCGCCACGGCGGGAGAGTTCGGTCAGGCGGTCGGCGCGTACGGCTACGCCGCCGACCTGTTCGGCCAGGGCGAGGAGTACGCGGATCAGGCCAGCGCCATGAGCGAGCAGGCCAAGATCCTCGCCCGCTTCGACGAGAACGACGATGCGCTCGCGCTGCTCGAATCGGCCGCCGACATCGTGCGTCGCGCACCCGACGCCGTGGGCGTCATGGCCGATGTGCTGCACAACCTCGGACAGGCCTACGGCGGGCGCGGCGACGAGCGGGCGTTCGCGCTCTTCGACGAGGTCGCAGCCCTCGCGACCGAGCACGAGGCCGACTGGCTGCGCGCGGATGTCACGGACTCCCGCGGGCGCGCGCTCGCCCAGCTCGGACGGATCGACGAGTCCGTCGCCGCCGCACTCACCGCCGCCGACGCCTTCGCGACCATCGGAGACAACGGCTCCGCCGGGGGCTCGGAGCTGTTCGCGGCCCGCGTGCTCGTCTCGAACGAGCGCGGTTCCGATGCGGTAGCCGTGTACCGCAGTGCGATCGAGCACGGGGCGGAGTTCCCGCAGCTGCGCCAGGTCGCGGCCCTCGAACTCGGCGACGTGCTCGAGGGGCTCGGCCGTCACGGCGAGGCCGCCGAGGTGCGGGCACTCGTCGAGAGCTGAGTCTCTCGCGGCGGGCCCTTCGACAGGCTCAGGGACCCAGGTTCCTGGACCCCTGAGCGCAGCGGAGGGTCAGAGGAACTGGCGCCAGTTCGCGCGGGCCAGGTCGAGGAGTTCGTCGCCACGTCCCGACATGACCGTGCGGATGGCGTAGAGCGCGAAGCCCTTGACCTGCGCCGCCTCGATCGCCGGGGGCATCGACAGCTCCTGGCGCTCGGTGACGACGTCGAGCAGCGCGGGGCCATCGTGCGCGAGGACCTCGCGGACGGCATCCGGCAGGTCCTCGCTGTTCTCGACCCGACGCGCGAAGATGCCCATCGCCTCGGCGATCGCCGCGAAACTCGGGTTCGTCAGGTCGGTGCCGTAGGTGACGAAGCCCGCCGCCTTCATCTCGAGCTCGACGAAGTTGAGCGAGGAGTTGTTCACGACGATCGTCTTCACCGGCAGGTGGTTCTGGGTGAGGGTGATCAGTTCTCCGAGCATCATCGCGAGTCCGCCGTCGCCCGCGAGCGCGACGACCTGCCGCTCGGGGTGTGCGACCTGCGCCCCGATGCCGTGCAGCAGCGCGTTCGCCATCGACCCGTGCGTGAACGAGCCGATCAGACGGCGCTGCTCGGTCATGTGCAGGTAGCGGGCCGCCCAGACGGTGGGAGACCCGACATCCGCGGTGAAGA encodes the following:
- a CDS encoding LysR family transcriptional regulator ArgP — translated: MRIDPELAATLAAVADEGTLDAASRALRITPSAVSQRVKTLEQQLGRILLVRTKPVRLTEAGESVVRLARQIALLEQDALTGLGVDDGIPTSRPVIPLAVNADSMATWFLPPLARLAERHGIDFDLHRDDQNFTARLLESGDVMAAVTSESAPVAGCSVSPLGVLEYRAAAAPGYAQRWFPGGVTAAALAVAPFVDFDRRDTLQHEWLRTQGVSPEGIPRHYVPASHDYARAVELGLGWGMVPAVQEAAGLVHLGAPALRVQLYWQQWNLRSALLDTIAAEIAAEARAVLQP
- a CDS encoding LysE/ArgO family amino acid transporter; amino-acid sequence: MLSVLSGLGLGLSLIVAIGAQNVFVLRQGIRREHVLAVVVICALSDAALIIAGVAGLGFVIAAAPWLVVVARWAGALFLLTYGLLAARRAWRGEGQALDASEPAGETAPTAGGTATATRTALAPVVLTVLALTWLNPHVYLDTVLMLGSIAATHGEERWLFAAGAVTASILWFTALGFGARYLGRWLRTPRSWRILDALIAVVMIALAVSLVLPVLG
- a CDS encoding amino acid ABC transporter ATP-binding protein, whose translation is MSPTDPIALPPQAPQGEELLAARGLRKSFGDNEVLRGIDLTLHRGEVVVLVGPSGSGKTTVLRALNGLETPDAGTIVVAGGPDIDFAPDARPKPRVQKQKRLALRDRSAMVFQHHNLFPHLTVLENVIEGPWRVQGRPKAEVVAEARALLDRVGLADKADARPHQLSGGQQQRVGIVRALALKPDLLLFDEPTSALDPELVGEVLLVIKELADEGWTMAVVTHELSFAREAADHVLFMDGGVVVEQGPPDELFSAPKHERTQRFLTRILRPLDGI
- a CDS encoding amino acid ABC transporter permease, which codes for MESPWQLFLDSLGPIALAGLTATVPLALASFALGLLIAVGVALMRISVNPIVSGIARFYISVIRGTPLLVQLFVIFYGMPSIGITIDPWPSAIIALSLNVGGYGAEVVRAAILSVPQGQWEAAYTVGMNRTRTLTRIVLPQAARVSVPPLSNTFISLVKDTSLASLILVTELFKVAQQIASTTYEFMVLYLAAALVYWVFCLVLSFGQSALERRLDSRVAH
- a CDS encoding amino acid ABC transporter substrate-binding protein, yielding MSRRLIAITALVVAAAALTACSGSSTPASTSSDESSASSDFGLATEGTLTVGTEGTYRPFSFHDDNGAGELTGYDVEIIEAVADKLGLEIKFEETQWDAIFAGLDAGRFDVIANQVTINDDRTAKYLFSTPYTVSPGVIVVADDDDSISSFADLEGKTTAQSLTSNWKDLAEESGAKVEGVEGWAQAVELLRQGRVDATINDKLTFLDYETTNSPTGLKIAAETDEAGEQAFAFTKDKESLVEAVDAALEELRADGTIAEISEKYFGEDVSQ
- the rplA gene encoding 50S ribosomal protein L1; the encoded protein is MAKSKAYKAAAEKIEADRFYTPTEAVALAKETGSSKFDSTVEVALKLSVDPRKADQMVRGTVILPHGTGKTARVIVFATGPAAEAAIAAGADEVGGAELIEKVAGGWTAFDAAVSTPELMGQVGRLGKVLGPRGLMPNPKTGTVTPNTAKAVEEIKGGKIEFRVDKHANVHFVVGKASFTAEQLDENIGAALEEIVRLKPSSSKGRYIQKGAVSTTFGPGIPLDVNSI
- the rplK gene encoding 50S ribosomal protein L11, with translation MAPKKKVTGLIKLQINAGAANPAPPIGPALGQHGVNIMEFCKAYNAATESQRGNVIPVEITVYEDRSFTFILKTPPAAELIKKAAGVPKGSSTPHTVKVAKITKEQVRQIAEQKQADLNANDIEAASKIIAGTARSMGITVEG
- the nusG gene encoding transcription termination/antitermination protein NusG translates to MSERYSDDADWAPAAEQSSEEDEAQEGNILAAEERASESAEHVAVHVEDEDGDDTDDDIEIEDPEADAIVNDALNLDEAAESEAAAEVLNDAVAEETAKLEAAEADEVTPYDGPDVNGEEDRPAADVEADEDDEDSEEDPYEAFRLDLRMLPGKWYVIHSYAGFERKVKANIEQRKSTLEVEDEIYQVEVPMEDVVEIKNGQRKMVTRVRIPGYVLVRMELTEDTWSVVRHTPGVTGFVGNAHNPTPLRFEEAFNMLKSLVEVKDVPTAKNIASKGGVAVARPLPAEVDFEVGETITIKEGSFAGLPGSISEIKPESGKLTVLVSLFERETPVELSFDQVTKMI
- the secE gene encoding preprotein translocase subunit SecE → MSQDEPRGEVIAAGAAREKKGNPFSRFFGSIALFIRQVISELRKVVTPTRKELFKFTAVVLVFVLIVMGIVYGLDTFFAFVTHYVFGIPG